Part of the Candidatus Eisenbacteria bacterium genome, CGGCATGGTCACGCTGGACGATCGTGCGGAGGGCGGCGCACGTGCGGCGCTCGAGCTGCCGCTCGCGCAGCACGCCGAATGATTCCACCCCTGCCACGGAGGGCGGCCGACGACGCCGCGCACGCATGACCGCGAAGAAGATCCTGCAGATCCTGGTGGTGGACGATGACCCGGCAATCCGTCCGCGGCTGCGCGGAGTGCTCGAGGACGAGGGCCACGAGGTGCGCGAGGCCGCCGACGGCCGAAGTGCGCTCGAGGCACTCGAGGCAGCGCGCTTCGACGTGGTGCTGCTCGACGTCAAGATGCCCGGCATGACCGGACTCGATGCCCTGCCGCTGATGCGGGAGATGGCACCGGGGACCGCAGTGATCATGGTGTCGGGCGAGAGCACGATCTCGATCGCGGTTCAGGCGGTGAAGCGTGGCGCCTTCGACTTCATCGAAAAGCCGCTCGACACTCCGGACAAAATCGCGCTGCTGCTCGGGGTGATCGCGCAGGCCGCGCAGCTCACCGAATTGCGGCGGCATCCGGTGCGATCGCCCGCGGCGCCGAACGACCTCGGCCTGATCGGCTCGAGCCCCGCGATCGCGGCGCTCATGGCCGACATCCGTCGCCTCGCGCCGTCGAATGGCAAGGTGTTCATCACGGGCGAGAACGGCGTCGGCAAGGACCTGGTCGCAAACGCGATCCACCGGCTTTCGAAGCGCGCCGATCAGCCGTTCGTAAAGCTGAACTGCGCGGCGCTGCCGCGCGATCTGGTGGAGAGCGAGTTGTTCGGACACGAGAAGGGAGCCTTCACCGGAGCGGTGGCGCGCAAGACCGGTCGCCTCGAGCGGGCGGATGGCGGGACGCTGTTCCTCGACGAGATCGGCGACCTGTCGCTCGAGGCTCAGGCGAAACTGCTGCGCGCGATCGAGAGCGGCGAGGTGGATCGGATCGGAAGCACCGACACCGTGAAGGTCGACGTGCGGGTGATCGCCGCGACCAACAAGGACCTGCACGCAGCGATCGAAGTGGGCGATTTCCGGCAGGATCTCTACTTCCGTCTCAATGCGCTGCCGCTGCACGTGCCGCCGCTGCGCGAGCGTCGCTCGGACATCGGGCCGCTTGCGCAACACTTCCTCGCCGCCTCGTGCGAAGCCGAGGCCAAGCCGCCCAAGCGGCTCAGCACCGAGGCGATCGCGGTGCTCGAGGACTATCGGTGGCCCGGCAACGTGCGCGAGCTGCGCAATCTCATGGAGCGAGCGGCCATTCTGGTCGACGGCATCGAGGTCCGCGCCGAGGACCTCTCGGCGTGGCTGATCGGCGATGACGAGGTTCCGTCGGAATCGACGGGGCTGCGCGGCGAGATCGAGCGCCGCGAAGTCGAGGCGATTCGCCGCGCACTCGAGAGCTCGAACTGGAACGTGACCCAGGCGGCCGGAACACTCGGCATCGATCGCACGAACCTGCATCGCAAGATGCGCAAGTTCGGGCTGTCGCGCCGGTAGCGAGTGCGCCA contains:
- a CDS encoding sigma-54-dependent Fis family transcriptional regulator, which encodes MTAKKILQILVVDDDPAIRPRLRGVLEDEGHEVREAADGRSALEALEAARFDVVLLDVKMPGMTGLDALPLMREMAPGTAVIMVSGESTISIAVQAVKRGAFDFIEKPLDTPDKIALLLGVIAQAAQLTELRRHPVRSPAAPNDLGLIGSSPAIAALMADIRRLAPSNGKVFITGENGVGKDLVANAIHRLSKRADQPFVKLNCAALPRDLVESELFGHEKGAFTGAVARKTGRLERADGGTLFLDEIGDLSLEAQAKLLRAIESGEVDRIGSTDTVKVDVRVIAATNKDLHAAIEVGDFRQDLYFRLNALPLHVPPLRERRSDIGPLAQHFLAASCEAEAKPPKRLSTEAIAVLEDYRWPGNVRELRNLMERAAILVDGIEVRAEDLSAWLIGDDEVPSESTGLRGEIERREVEAIRRALESSNWNVTQAAGTLGIDRTNLHRKMRKFGLSRR